The stretch of DNA CCCCTTGAGCGCGAGCGCGATACGCACGCGATACGACGTCGAACTGTTGAAGAAGCTGTAGAGCTGCACGATTGGACCTCCTCGTTCGGCGCGCGTCAGACCACGCGGACCGTCAGTTCGCCGAGGCGCTCGACGCCGACGGCCATCGTCTCGCCCGCCTTCACCGGGCCGACGCCTTCGGGCGTGCCGGTGAAGATCACGTCGCCCGGTTCGAGGCGGAAGAACTTCGACAGGTACGCGACCGTCTCCGCGACCGACCAGATCAGGTGCGACACGTCGCTCTTCTGCTTCGTCTCGCCGTTCACGGTGAGCCACAGGCCGGCCTGCTCGAAGTGGCCGACGTCGCTCGCGCGGTGGATCGGACCGATCGGCGCGGAGCGGTCGAACGCCTTGCCGATCTCCCACGGACGGCCCATCTCGCGCATCTTCATCTGCAGGTCGCGGCGCGTCATGTCGAGACCGACCGCGTAACCCCACACGTAATCGAGCGCGTTTTCGAGCGGAATGTCCGCGCCGCTCCTGCCGATCACCGCGACCAGTTCGGCCTCGTAGTGGTAGTTCTGGGTCTGCGCCGGATATGCGAGTTCGAGCGTTTCGCCGTAGGCGACCGGCACGACCGCGTCGCCCGGCTTGCAGAAGAAGAACGGCGGCTCGCGGTCCGGATCGAAGCCCATCTCGCGCGCGTGCGCCGCGTAGTTGCGGCCGACGCAGTACACGCGGCGCACCGCGAATTGATCGCCGCTGCCGGCGACCGGAACGGCGACGGGCGCCTCGGGGGTGAAGACAAAAGCCATATCGATGTAACCCTGGTTCGGGGGAACGAGCCGTGGCGCAGCCACGGGATGAAATTCACGGGAAGAGTCCGGAAGGGGCCGGACTGGCCGGGCGCCGGAGCGGCGCCGCGGCAGTGCGCCCAACGCCTGACGCGTCCGGCGCACGACGCGCACGACGCGAACGACGACGAACGACGCGCGCGTTAAACGCGTTCCTCGCGCAGCAGGTTCAGCGCGGCGAGCACCGGCCGGTCCGAGTAGCTGAACAGCACGGCGTCGCTGTCCGCGTCGAGCCGCACCGGCTGCCACGACGGCGCGACGAACACGTCGCGCGCGTCGAACGCGAACGACTCGCCGCCGACGTGCGCGGTCCCCTTGCCCTCGACGACGCAGTAGACGGTCGAATCGGTGCTGCGGTACGTGCGGCCGCGAAAGCCCGTCGGCAGGAACTGCATGAACGTCGCGATCGTCGGCATCGGCCAGCCGCCGGTCGCCGGGTTCACGTAACGCAGCTTCACGCCGTCCCACGGGTCGAGTTCGCCGCCGCGGTACAGCACGTCCAGCGCCTCGCGGCTGCGCGCATACGGGTAGCTGAAGATCGGCGAGGTCGGATCGGTCACGCGGTGGCGCACCGGCACCATGTTGTGGCCGAAGCGCGCGAAGCTGTCGCCTTCGGGCCGCGACACCGGCTGCGTCGCTTCCGGGTAGCTCTGCGCGAAACCCGCGTCGAGATGCGCGACGAGCGGAATGTCGAGGCCGTCGAGCCACACGACCGGCTCCCCGCCTTCGTCGGCGGACGGATTGCCGTGGTCGTGCCACGTCCACGACGGCGTGATGATGAAGTCGCCCGGATGCATCGTCGTGCGCTCGCCGTTCACCGCGGTCCACGCGCCCTTGCCTTCGACGATGAAGCGCAGCGCGGACTGCGTATGGCGGTGGCTCGGCGCGATCTCGCCGGGCAGGATCAGTTGCAGGCCCGCGTACAGGTTCGGCGTCAGCGCGGACTTGCCGGGCAGGCCCGGGTTCTCCAGCACGAGCACGCGGCGCACGGCCTCTTCCGCGCTGATGACCGCGCCGGCCTGCATCACCAGATCGCGGATCTGCGCGTACTTCCAGATCGCGGGCAGCGCCTTCGGCTGCGGGGTCTTCGGCACGAGGTTGTGCAGCGACTCCCACAGCGGCGCGAGCCGTTGCTGGGCGATCTGCCCGTAATACGCGCGGCGGGTATCGGAAAGGGGGGCGGTTGCGGACATTCGGGCGTCTCCAGTCATGTCTCGTCCGAGCCGGGATCAGGAAAAACGCGCCTACCGGGTCGGCCATTGCAGTGGGACGATTTATATGCCTGCGAGCTATACGCTGTAAAATAGTAAATTCATCTCATTCATACGTTTCTGGATATAACAGGACGCACAATGACGGACTGGACTCATCGGCTGCGGCTGCGCCATCTGCAGTGGCTGCTGAGCGTCGCGGAGACACGCAACCTGAGCCAGTCGGCGGCCGCGCTGAACACGACGCAGCCGGCGCTTTCGAAATGGCTGAAGGAGTTGCAGGAGGACATCGGGCTGCCGCTGTTCGAGCGGCACGCGCGCGGTCTGCGGCCGACCGCGTACGGCGAGGCGCTGATCGAGCATGCGAAGCGCATCGAAGCGCACCTCGACTCCGCGCGCGACGACATGGCCGCGCTGATCGACGGCGGCAGCGGACTGGTGTCGATCGGCACGTCGGGGGTGTCGGCCGCGGACACGGTGCCGCTCGCGGTCGCGCGGCTGCTGCGGCAGATGCCGCGCGCGCAGGTGCGGCTGATCGAAAGCACGATGAACCTGATGATGCCGCAGCTCGTGCGCGGCGAACTCGACGTCGTGGTCGGCCGCGCCGCGAGCGAGACCGACGATCCGCGCCTGAGAAGCGAGACGCTGTATCGCGAGCCGATCAACTTCGTGAGCGGCATCGTGCATCCGCTCGCCGGGCGCGACGCGCTTGACTGGGACGACCTGTCCGGCTACGGGTGGATTGTCTGGCCGCACGGCACGCCGGTGCGCAAGGCGCTCGACACCGCGCTCGCGGCGGCCGGCAGGACGATGCCGCGGCACAGCGTCGAGTCGAACTCGTCGATCCTGAACATCACGCTGCTCAACCATAGCGAACTGGTCGGCGTCGCATCGCACCGGGCGGCGCTGCGCTTTGAGCGGCAGGGTGTACTGCGCGTGCTGCCGATGCAGTTGACCGGACACGGCGCGGTGTCGATGTACTGGCGCGACGACAGCCTGAGCCGCGCTGCGGTCGCGGCGGCGCTCGACCATCTGCGCGCCTGTGCGCGCGAAGGCCTGGACGCCGCCGACGACCTCGACGCGGACGCGGCCGGCTAGTCCGCGCGCAGCCCGGTGATCGCGGCGGCGCCAAGCCACGCGCCCCACTGGGTCGGGAAGTCGAAGCCCGGATCGAGGTCGAACCCGGCCGCGAGCGCGTCGTCCAGCGTCGCGCCGTTTTGCAGCGCGACGAACGCCGCGTGCGCGGCGGCCGTCTGCGACAGCACGCCGGGACGCCACTGCGGACGGACGACGAGCGACCACGACGGCGTGTCGATCCGCCCGGGCCACGCGCCGCCCGGTTGATGCGCGCGCCAGATCGCGTCGACCGCAAACGGGGATGCGAGCGCGACGCACGCCGGATGCACCGCGAGCCGCGCGTCCGACAGTGCAGCGGGGTCCATCGCGAGCCATTGCTGCGGGGAAAGCGGCACGACGTCGGCCGCGAACGCGGCCTTGTGCAGCGCCCATTCGAGTCGCGCGACGCCGGCGAAATACGCGTGACGCGGGTCCGGCTCGTAACGCGCGACGAAGTCGGCGAGGGCCGCGCCGAAGCGGTTCAGGTCCGCGTCCGGCGACGGATTCGCGCGCGCGTACGCAAGCGACAATGCGTCGAAGTACGGATCGCCGGTCAGCGCGAGCAGCACCGGGTATGCGCTGGCGAGCGCGCGCCGGCGCGCGGCGCGGACGTTGCCGCGATAGAGGCCGATGCGGGCATGGTGAGCGGCTTGTTGTGCGTCGGTGGCCGCAGCGTGATCGCGGTGCGCGAGGTCACTCGATCGGCTCCCCTCCAGTGGGTCTTGCAGATCGACAACCGGCCGCAGATGCGCGGACAACTGCGCATCGCGTGGCGGATCGTCCAGCGCGTCCGCGAACAGGCGCTGAAGCGTTTCGAGTTCCGCACCGCCGCTCACGGATGCGCTCCGTTCCGGACGGCGTCGGCCCGCGCCGCCGCCATCCGCTCGCGCGCGATCCGCGCTTCGTCCAGCAGCACGTCGAGCGGCGGCACGTCGGTATCCCATTCGATCAGCGTCGGCACGTTGCCGAACCGGTCGAGCGCCGCGTCGTAAAGCGCCCACACGGCCGGCGCGACGCGCGAACCGTGATCGTCGATCACCGCCGCCTCCGTCACCCGATGACCGGCCAGATGGATCTCGCCGACGACGTCTGCCGGCAGCGCGGCCATCGCGGCAAGCGCGTCCTCGCCATGATTGCGCTGGTTCACGTACAGGTTGTTCACGTCGAGCAACACGCCGCAGCCGGTGCGCCGCGCCAGTTCCGCGAGAAACGCCGTCTCGCCGTACTGGTCGGCGCGAAACCGCACGTAGGCGGACACGTTCTCGATCAGCACCGGCCGGCGCAGCGCATCCTGCATCTGCGCGACGCGCCCGCAGACGAGATCGAGCGCCGCGCGCGTGAGCGGCATCGGCAGCAGGTCGTGCAGATGTCCGCCCGCGACCGCCCCCCAGCACAGATGCTCGGAGACGACCGCCGGCTCGATCCGTTCGACGAGCCGCCGCAGACGCGCCAGATGCGTAGCGTCGAGCGGTCCCGCCGAACCGAGGCCCAGCCCGACGCCATGCAGGCTGACTGCCCGGTCGCGCCGCACGATGTCGAGCACGTGCAGGTCGTAGCCGCCGTCGCCGAAGTAGTTTTCGCTGTGGACTTCGACCCAGGCGACGGCAGGCGGCGGACCGGCGACGAACGCGTCGTAATGCGCGTGGCGCAGCCCGATGCCGACGCCTGCCGGCGCGCGCGGCGCGCTCATCGCCGTCATCCGCGCATGCAGCCGCCTGGCGAAAGCACCGTCATTTCTCCGCCGTGCCGCCGAGCTTGTCGCAGGTGCCCTTCGGCATGGTCTTGAAGTCGCCCTTGTCGTGATCCACCTTCGCCTGGCCCGCGCAGTCGTGCACGCCGGTCTTGCTCGCGCAGTCGTTCTGGCCGGCCTTCGCGACGCCGTAGCACTGCACGGTGTCGTCCGCGTGCGCGACGCCGACAGTCGCCGTCGCGAGGCCCGCCAACGCGGCGGCGATTGCCGCGTGGCGGCTGAGTTGCGTTTTCATCGGATGCTCCCGGAGTCGAGTGTCGCCGCGACGCCGCCGCTGTCGGGCGCGTCGCGTGGTGTCGCCTATTGTGCATCACCGAAATATCGCCCATCGCGGAACGCCGGCGGCCCACCATGCGGCAACGCAGCATTCAATGCCGAAGCATCACGAGGGGGGCGGCAATTATCTCAATATTGGCAATTAAGTTTGGCCTGCCCGGCTATTTATCTTGATATCGCGGTGCAATAAAGTTCACTCACACGCTCAGACGAACTCATTGTTACGAGCGAATACACAATATCCGGAGGTTTTGATCATGAAGTCGCTTATTGCAGCCGCTTTCGCCGTCACCGTTCTCGCCGCACCCGCTCTGACGTTCGCGCAGGAAAACAACGCGCCGATGACCCGCGCGCAGGTTCGCGCCGAACTCGTTCAACTGGAAAAGGCCGGCTACCGTCCGGGCCTGTCCAGCCCGTACTACCCGGAAGACCTGAACGCCGCACAAGCGCGCGTCGCGCAGCAGGACGCCCCGCAGGCTTCGGCCTACGGCCCGTCGACGACCGGTTCGTCGCAAACCGGCGCCCGTCCGGCAACCGGCCCGAAGTCGGTCTACTTCGGCCAGTAATGCCGCTCCGGCAGGACTCGCGCCTGCCGCCGCGCCCGATGCAAGGCATCGGTGCGCCGTCGTAATCGAGTAGTTGCTCAAGCCCGCTCTCGTCGATCGATCGCGAGAGCGGGCTGTTCGTTTATCGTCGGTCCACGCGCACAGGGATTCATGCAGTGGACCCACGCCCAGGAAACCTCCGCCGCCGGGAGCCCGGCGGCTTGCCCGGACGCAAGTCCGGGCCTTTTTCACCGCTCAACCCGCCGCGCCCAACCGGCGACGACTAGAACCGATGCCGGACGCCCGCGGCAATCATCAACTGATTGCGGCCACTCGACGGGTCGTTCGTGTTGATCACCGCCGGCGCGCCCGACGACGCGCGCTGGTACAGCGCCTCCGCATACACGTCCGTGCGCTTCGAGAACTGGTAGTTCGCCTGCACCGCGCCGGTGTGCCAGTGCGCGTTCGACGCGTTCGTGTACACGTACATGCCCGCCAGCGCGAGCGCCGGCAGCAGTTGCCATGTCGCATTCGCCTCGTAGTTGCTGAACGCGATCGACGCGAGCGGCGCGCCGCTGTCCGCGTCGGCGACGCCGGTGCTGATCGAGCGCGACCATGCGCCCGCGAGCGTCACGTCGCCGAGCGCGTAACTCGCGCCGACGCCGACCGTATCCTGCTTGCGCACGCTCGCGCTGACGAGCGAGCCATCCGGCCCCGGCAGCACGAACGGGTCGTATGCGCCGGACGGCGTCACGCCGCGCCCGTTCGCGCGCAGCCACGCGGCGCCCGCATTGAACGCGCCGGCCGAGTAGTTCGCGCCGATGCTGTACGCGCGGTTCTCCGCGAAGCGCCCCGCGCCGTTCGAGAACGCGTACATGCCGCCGAACGTGAAGCCGTCGTACGACGGGCTCGCGTACTTGATCGAGTTCGCGGCGAGGTACGAGTTGTTCGCGTTGTCGTTGTCGAACGGGTGCGCGAACGCGGTGCCGCCGTTGCCGCCCGTCAGCGTGAACGGCGCGAAGTAGTCGTGGATCGAGTCGTACTGGTGGCCGAGCGTCACCTGTCCATATGCATCCGATCCGAGCCCCACGTACGCCGGGTGATCGTTGAATTCCTCGCCGCTCGACACCGAAAAACCGCGCTCGAAACGGAACAGCGCCTTCGCGCCGCCGCCGAGATCTTCCGCGCCCTCCAGCCCCCAGTAGCTGCCGTCGATCAGCCCGGACGTCGTGCGGTACTGCGCGCGGCCGCCGACGTTGTTGACGTACGCGAAACCGGCGTCG from Paraburkholderia caballeronis encodes:
- a CDS encoding fumarylacetoacetate hydrolase family protein yields the protein MAFVFTPEAPVAVPVAGSGDQFAVRRVYCVGRNYAAHAREMGFDPDREPPFFFCKPGDAVVPVAYGETLELAYPAQTQNYHYEAELVAVIGRSGADIPLENALDYVWGYAVGLDMTRRDLQMKMREMGRPWEIGKAFDRSAPIGPIHRASDVGHFEQAGLWLTVNGETKQKSDVSHLIWSVAETVAYLSKFFRLEPGDVIFTGTPEGVGPVKAGETMAVGVERLGELTVRVV
- the gtdA gene encoding gentisate 1,2-dioxygenase — encoded protein: MSATAPLSDTRRAYYGQIAQQRLAPLWESLHNLVPKTPQPKALPAIWKYAQIRDLVMQAGAVISAEEAVRRVLVLENPGLPGKSALTPNLYAGLQLILPGEIAPSHRHTQSALRFIVEGKGAWTAVNGERTTMHPGDFIITPSWTWHDHGNPSADEGGEPVVWLDGLDIPLVAHLDAGFAQSYPEATQPVSRPEGDSFARFGHNMVPVRHRVTDPTSPIFSYPYARSREALDVLYRGGELDPWDGVKLRYVNPATGGWPMPTIATFMQFLPTGFRGRTYRSTDSTVYCVVEGKGTAHVGGESFAFDARDVFVAPSWQPVRLDADSDAVLFSYSDRPVLAALNLLREERV
- a CDS encoding LysR substrate-binding domain-containing protein, which produces MTDWTHRLRLRHLQWLLSVAETRNLSQSAAALNTTQPALSKWLKELQEDIGLPLFERHARGLRPTAYGEALIEHAKRIEAHLDSARDDMAALIDGGSGLVSIGTSGVSAADTVPLAVARLLRQMPRAQVRLIESTMNLMMPQLVRGELDVVVGRAASETDDPRLRSETLYREPINFVSGIVHPLAGRDALDWDDLSGYGWIVWPHGTPVRKALDTALAAAGRTMPRHSVESNSSILNITLLNHSELVGVASHRAALRFERQGVLRVLPMQLTGHGAVSMYWRDDSLSRAAVAAALDHLRACAREGLDAADDLDADAAG
- a CDS encoding HvfC/BufC family peptide modification chaperone; translation: MSGGAELETLQRLFADALDDPPRDAQLSAHLRPVVDLQDPLEGSRSSDLAHRDHAAATDAQQAAHHARIGLYRGNVRAARRRALASAYPVLLALTGDPYFDALSLAYARANPSPDADLNRFGAALADFVARYEPDPRHAYFAGVARLEWALHKAAFAADVVPLSPQQWLAMDPAALSDARLAVHPACVALASPFAVDAIWRAHQPGGAWPGRIDTPSWSLVVRPQWRPGVLSQTAAAHAAFVALQNGATLDDALAAGFDLDPGFDFPTQWGAWLGAAAITGLRAD
- a CDS encoding MNIO family bufferin maturase translates to MSAPRAPAGVGIGLRHAHYDAFVAGPPPAVAWVEVHSENYFGDGGYDLHVLDIVRRDRAVSLHGVGLGLGSAGPLDATHLARLRRLVERIEPAVVSEHLCWGAVAGGHLHDLLPMPLTRAALDLVCGRVAQMQDALRRPVLIENVSAYVRFRADQYGETAFLAELARRTGCGVLLDVNNLYVNQRNHGEDALAAMAALPADVVGEIHLAGHRVTEAAVIDDHGSRVAPAVWALYDAALDRFGNVPTLIEWDTDVPPLDVLLDEARIARERMAAARADAVRNGAHP
- a CDS encoding BufA1 family periplasmic bufferin-type metallophore yields the protein MKTQLSRHAAIAAALAGLATATVGVAHADDTVQCYGVAKAGQNDCASKTGVHDCAGQAKVDHDKGDFKTMPKGTCDKLGGTAEK
- a CDS encoding DUF4148 domain-containing protein gives rise to the protein MKSLIAAAFAVTVLAAPALTFAQENNAPMTRAQVRAELVQLEKAGYRPGLSSPYYPEDLNAAQARVAQQDAPQASAYGPSTTGSSQTGARPATGPKSVYFGQ
- a CDS encoding porin; this encodes MNRAAVRAAGTIVAGTLSVGAAAQSSVALYGELDAGFAYVNNVGGRAQYRTTSGLIDGSYWGLEGAEDLGGGAKALFRFERGFSVSSGEEFNDHPAYVGLGSDAYGQVTLGHQYDSIHDYFAPFTLTGGNGGTAFAHPFDNDNANNSYLAANSIKYASPSYDGFTFGGMYAFSNGAGRFAENRAYSIGANYSAGAFNAGAAWLRANGRGVTPSGAYDPFVLPGPDGSLVSASVRKQDTVGVGASYALGDVTLAGAWSRSISTGVADADSGAPLASIAFSNYEANATWQLLPALALAGMYVYTNASNAHWHTGAVQANYQFSKRTDVYAEALYQRASSGAPAVINTNDPSSGRNQLMIAAGVRHRF